A window of Rhododendron vialii isolate Sample 1 chromosome 11a, ASM3025357v1 genomic DNA:
TTATCAAAATGACAGATTAATTTAGATTCTTCTTTAATTTGCTTATTGCAAGAACGATGCATGCCAACTGGGTTGGCTCAATTGATCAAAATCATAGACGAATTCAAAATGTAGCTTAGTGAAAgcacttttttattattggATGTTCGATAGGCCTCCATGAGCTCGAACTTCAAATCTCTAGCTAGTTTATAATAAAGTCGTACGTGCTGATAACTCAAAGGTTGTGAATCCTTGTGATGGAGTGATTTAGTTGGAGTTCACCAAACCTTTTCTTTAGCACAAATTCTATTTTGGCACCCTTAACTTGCAGCATTAATCAACTCTCACTTTGGTTATTCAACTTCATATTTACGCAATTCGGCCCATGAACTAttggtttttttgttgatttaccccgttccagaaaccgaataagaacttattttttgttcaataataagacTTGTTCCACTAAAATAAGAAgaaggtacttattttttcagaatttatataggtaccaatgggcacCGGGGAGGGAAATGTACCGATGGGCCacgtcgggccgtctccggccaccggacggccgatccaagccgtccaaaacttataaaaaaaaaacccgaggggGCGTACACGGGAATCAACAACATCTGAGgcgtgtaggatgcttgatctgagcacccctttttcgtgtgtatatgattacacacgaaaaaggggtgctcagatcaagcatcctacacgcCTCGGATGCggttgattcccgcgaaggcccccttggtcttttttttatagaatttttggacggcttagatCGGCTGTCCAGTGGCCAAAGACGGCCCGGCgcagccgtcggtacgatttccctcctcggcactcattactcatagcacaactccttattttttaagaaggcaatttcaagctcaaaaatcatgtacgcaaataattttcttatcaatatggatcttgtttgatagatctcattgagatttttaatacggtgcaaaaaaattgattttttttttcatttacattattttttagtttgaaaatatgaaataaactttttacttgggttttgtggaatgacccttctttttttttttttgagaagttctaaaataagtacttattttttaagaaggtttctggaaagGGGTAGTCAAGTTGGTAACCACAGTTGATCAATTCGCTTATGAGAAAAGGCCATGTGGTGCATGAGGCTCCATGTTCAAACATACAACAATTGCCAAGTACTTAAACGTGGTCCTAATTAAAAATAAGGAACTAAAATGAGAATTTGTTCATTCTTCATAAGAAAGTGGTGTAATTTAGCTATTTAGTGGAATGTCGTTAGCTTTCTCCATCTATGAAAGGCAATCACAGAGATGACTGGAAGCAATTTGGAGCACACCCTTCAAGAAGGCAACAAAGTGGCCGACAAATTAGTAAGGCTGGAAACCAACCAAGACGAACTTATGGTGTCCATGAGTTCCCCATCCGGATGAAGCGAAAAACCTCTCCTTCTAGCAGATTTGGATTGGGTTTCTAATgggcgatttttttttttctcggaaTGATTTTATATAtctcgaaggggtacatcgaggacaAAATATCTTTGCTCAAGGAGCCAAAGACAACCAGCACAAtcataagaaaaacaaaacaaatcttccaacaaaaggTTGAAAGACGACCCAACGGATTATGTTACAATTTTACTTTCCGAATACCATCTAAAAcaccttaaaatcctccacatAGTACACTTTGATATCGAATTTtgccttcatccacattgcgACCCTTGTTTTGATTAGGTTCCCCACCTCCCAAGCCTGAGTTAATGCATTATTAAAAACGTAATCATTCCGAACCAACCATAAAGACCACAAAGTAGCAAAGAAACATGCTTCCCATATGTGTCTTTCCAGATTGTGGAACCCATGACTGAACCACCAATTAGCTAAGTCTAGAACCGTATAAGGGCACACCCATTTGACATCCCACCATTTTATAATTATTGACCATACAGCCCAAGAGAATCTGCAGTGGAAAAACAAATGTTGGTGTGTTTCAATGTATTCGGCACAGAGAGGGCAGAGAGCTTGGTGGACTTTATGTAACAAATTTCTGCTTAGAAGCAAAGAGCGGGTTGCCACTTTCTCCTTTATAGCTAGCCACGCAAAGATTTCCACCTTCGGGGGACTTAGATTCTTCCAAATGGAACCCAAGAGATAATTGTTTGATTTCCTTTCTTGTTcacaaaaaaacaataaagaaaggCAATCTTTGGTTTTGAAAACATCATATCAGATGTCCAAGTCCATCTTATGCTACTGAAAAGCCCAAACTATTCTTGATTTGTATAGTCCAATTAGCTGTAAAAGGAGAAAACAGGTGCTTAGCATTTTCAAAAGGTGAAACAAGTTTTGACACGCTTATAAACATCTTCCGAAACTTATGGGCGGCTATTAAATATTATATTATCAATGATGGATGTGTGCCTTTTAAGAAAGACCAGTGCATACCTGCACCAAAAAGCATCATTCGAAACtggtattcaacaaattatctAGTTTTGATGTTCCTCTAACCTCTTGAAGGCTAAGGTTCCATTTGCAAAATTCCAATCCACTGGTTAACTTGAATAAGCACATAACCAAACTAACAAGTGTAGTGCTCATGCCTGAAGACACTTATCGCCAGCTATTTAAATTCACTGTATGTTGACTACGGTACCATTTACTGATCACAATTGGCAAAACCCAACTGTTATCGCAAAATACACTTTATGGGCttaaaaataaatcaagctTCAAAATGTAAAAATACAAAACCAGTAATTAAACTCAATGATAATATAGAAACAAATCATGGTAAATGTTTACAGAAATTTGCAAAAGAGTACATAGTCACAGTTTAAATTACTGATGCGGGATcattattcaaatttaaaacatcatagatttgaaaaaaagaagagatagagagaacaAAGTGTGGTAGAATCATTCCCACTTGAGTGACATTAACCCATGCTATGCACCCAGTTAACCAAAAATTGTGGTAGCATATAACCCGTGTTATGCAGGAGTTAACCAAAAAGGATGTAGAGTTAATAAGGAATATTCGATAGGCCTCCATGAGCTCGAACTTCTTGCTTAGAAATGAAGGCATACTGATAACTCAAAGGTTGTGATGGGAATTTCCTTTTGaccgggggaaaaaaaaaaaggttgggaTGGAGTGATTTAGTTGGTGTTTGCCAAACCTTTTCTTTAGCACAAATTCCCATTTTTGCAGCATTACTCAACTCTCACTTTGGTTACTAAACTTCATATTTACGCAATTCAGTCCATGAACTATTGGTTTTTTGTCGGTTTAGTCAAGTTAGTAACCGCAGCTGAGCAATTCCCTTGAGAAAAAGGCCATCTGGCGCATGAGGCTCCATGGTGGAATGCAACAATTGCcaattaagtacttaaaaatggCCCTAAAAATAAGGACCTAGAATGAGAATTTATATATTCTTCAAAAGTAAGTAGTGCAATTTAGCTATTTCTCTAGTATGAAGTGTAATATTAATGTTGTTAGCTTTCTCCATTTATGGAAGGCAATCAAGGAGATGACTGAAAGCAATTTGGAGCATACCCTTCAAGAGCGGCGGACAAGTTGGCTAGGCTATATAAACCAACCAAGACGTACTTATGGTGTCCATGAGGACCCCTCCAGATGAAGTGACGGATCTCCTTACAGCAGATTTGGCAGGGTTTTCCAATGGGCGATTTTAGTTGTTTGGTTTCCTCTCTTGTTCACAGAAGACGAAAAAGAAAACGCAATCTTTGATCTGGAAAATATCATGTCAGATGTCCAAGTCCATATTAAGCTAGCTACTGAAAAAGCCCAAACTATTCTTGATTTGTGTGGTCCAACTACCGAAAGGAGAAGCAATTTTAGACACAACTACCGAAACTTAATGGGCGGCTTGTATATTAATCCATGAGatgtatatgtgtgtgcgtTTTATGAAAGAAATGACAAAGGGGATCATTTTCAttaattcttctcttcttataTATTCCATCTTGGACCATAGACGGGAGGAACTATTCATTACTCTTCGTTCGGCCATGTTCGTTTAGGGACTCTAGATCCAAACTTTTCTCTTTAcgcacggtctccaataaattttaactctcatttctctatttatttctctccactcattatcccaaaaaaCTTCCTCAAACTCCAAAACGAACATAATGGTAATTCCAAGAACGCAGAATAGAATAATCACTCCATTGTTAGAGTAGTCAATTTTAGTGGGTTTGGCATTTCACCCAGAATAAAGAATCAACTATCTCACTTCAACAATTTTGACTCCTAGCTAGCCGAGTGCTAAGACATGgtgggtttgtttgtttttttttttttttggggtttttttaaagtatttatttatcttgttattagtctttgttttgtttatacAAACTAGTAGTAATTAATCACTGCTCGtccatatttttctaatttcgtCTTAcctatttaattttgttttgtttatatacaatactttatattttctttcattatgATTAACTTTAGAGTTGCATGATGATTCAGAAGACAGCAATTTGTGTGTGGAAAAGGTACAATTACATCCAGCATTTCTTCTTCATTTACAAGTCcaatttttcctttcattttaaGGCTTTACATTAGAGACGGGACAATATGTTTTATTGTGTATGtcttaattttttggaaatatgGTGGCCAAGTTTTTGGCTCCTGaaattacttttatttaaacaactcggatcatccgtgcgggaACCAAAGTGGGCCCCGCGTGCCCGTCGGTGGCTATGGTCTGTTTCATAGCAGGGTTCCTTTTTTCTGGGTCTGACGCCTCTTGGATTTTTACCGCTTCAGCTCTAGTCTTTTTATCAGACAAGGAATGGGAAGGGATTAAATACCATAAACCATATTCCAACCTACACCCATCCCAAAGGTTTTGTTTCGAACTTATttgaaagaaaggaaacaaaaaataatattccaaaaaaaaaaaaaaggaaacttgAAAAATCTGCCCCatcatttggtttgaaaaggaaatgagaagaaaatagGGTAACAAAGGATAGAGAACTAAGAGATTTTTCCTTGCATTATCCTCacactttctttctttaatattttttcttttttctcctttcctttccaGTTTCCATATATTCCAAAAAGTATTACGGGCCAGTCCAAAAACTGCCccttaattcccattaaggagtatgattcatttttatttacttgcaaGTCTAGGTAGGAAAGTATGAGCCTCTCCTTAATGGTGTGTTTTTATATTAGGTTGGAGTTCTTGAAATATGGACTGACCCATAAACGAGGGCCAATATGAGTTGCGCCAAACATTGTCGAGGTTTAGACGATCTTCAACTTTGAGCAAACGTTTCTCAAAATAATTATGCGGCCAATTACCGCGAGCTTTGTTTTCCATATCCCAACTTGTTATCCCAGTTAGTCAATTATTAATTCAATGACTCTTGTATAATACTTTAATTCTATCCCTATTGTACATCTTTAGGAACCTTGCGTGCTTCTAATTCATGCATGAAGAATATTTGACTAGATAACAAATCTTTTGGAACTATGTGAATGTTTGCTTCTTTTACTACTCAGCGTTTTAATTACGTGGAGCTTCTGTGCTGTAATAACACCCACACGCAGGTGTGAGATTCGAGCTCCTAACTTAATTCCCGGTGAGTTACAAACCTTCAAATGAATCAAACATTCATGAAGTCACAGAAATGCCACCGCAGGATACAAACAAGCACATCTTGCTtagcaaacaaaataaaataaaacaagcaCATCCTAGCAAGCTACAACAAATATAATGTCCTTTAAACAAAAATCACACCaagaattcttcttctttttcttaattgcgttttttattatattataaacAACAACGCTGAATATGTAATATGTAATATGCTAATTCCTTTATTTATATTGGAAAATTATTACTTAGTCTTTGACCACCGCCACGTGGTGAGAATTATTCCCAACCTAAACATGGCTTTTTCCAAATTGGATTACTAGCAAGCTTTCTCAGATCGGAGAAATTGATTAGCAAGGGTTCAAGTAACGCGGGGGCCTCCGAATGCTTGTTTTTCTGGTGGTCCCGTTCTTCACAATAAATGCCATATCCATTCCCCAGCTAGAATGTCTTTCTAAGTGACAATGCATGAACCACACTCCTACAATAAAGTCAAGAAAATCCATTCGTTATCAACATTTTTTCATCTCatcccaaccaaaaaaatttaacaggTTTGAATATTCCTACACGTAATGCCAAAGTACCAAGTATTACCTGGATTATCAGCTTTGAATCTGACTGCAGCCCATCCATTCTTGGGCACCCCAACCGTGTTTATCTCAGGTGGGTCTTTcaaattgtacccttttggatcTGTATTATTATCAAAATTCCCAAAACCAGATCCAACATGATAAAAGCTAAAGCCATGTAAATGCATTGGATGGTTCTCAGCTGCACTTAATACATTAGTCCCCTGAAATACTATCTCCACATTTGAATTAAACTCCAAGACTTTCACTTTAGTCCCCGTCGATGGTATTAAAACGTTATCAGGCATCTCATCAGCTGTAAAATTGAAGAAGTAAGGCGGCACGCTTGGAAAGTCGGTCGTGTAAATCCCTCCGATTTGCCTATAATATGCTTGCAATAAATCAACCGCAGGCGTCTGAAAACTTACGTTGTTCAAGCTTGCAGCGAGCCTTGACCCATTTGGTCCGTCACATGAATCATTAGGGCACGGAATCGAACCCACTGAAATCGTAATGAAAAGTTGGGTATCAACTTTTTGGGGGACATTAATCGGATAGTCCCCATTAGCCAGGGCCTTAATCAGTTTGGTGAAATTTGTTACAGCATTGATGTCAGTGTAATTTGGAAGGTTACTAGGAAATGCTGGCGTCGATGGGGGTGTATAATTTCCAATGTATTTCACGATCGCAGTTGTAGTCGTGTTATCATATACAACAGCGACATAGGCTCTAGCTGCCATGTAATAGTAGCTTGGGGACTTGTTTGCAGTCATTAAGATGTCCATGGTTTGTCCAGGGGTTATGAAGATGTAATTAGTTCCTATGGGTTTGATGTATGCTCCATCCATTCCAACGACTGTGAAATTATGCTGAGCCACcgaaaagaacacttcttcgtTCATAATTGAGTTGATGACACGAAGAAGATAACTCTTTCCATAATTTACCAGTATTTGGAACGTCCCTGCAACATTCGGATAGTGTTAATTTATTGGGATAAGCACGCAAACTCAATAATGGCTTATAGAGAAGTACTATTATTCAGAATATTGTTGTTGACACTACATTAATTCAGTTGTTGAAGTCCTGATTGAGACTAAATTGATGTGCATACCGGATTTGGAACAATTGTATAGATCACCCGGTTGGCCATTAATGGTGAGAGCATCTGACTTGTTTGTTTCGCCTCCGCCTATAAGTGCACTTTCAATTATCTGCATTACATCTCCCTTAAACCACGATGCTGTGAcaacaaaaatacaagaatatataaattttttctatgAAGCTTTTCTAGGTCCATagcattggagagagagagttggtacATACCCAAAACAATAGAAAACTCTGCATCAGGCTTGGGAAAAGGGTAGCTTGTTCCAATTTCAGGGTATACAACAATGGGGCCATGGACCGTTGCTCGAGACCAATCACTGTGAGCGTGCCACCAAAGTGTACCTTCTTCGGTTGAGAATAAGATCTCATAAGTGAAATTTGCACCCGGTTTGATTGGACATTGTGTAATATACTCCGGCCCATCTGACCATGGATTTCCTGGCTGCTTTACTCCGTGCCTATATACATCACATATTTCCCAAAACCACAATATTAGTTTGTAGAACTAcatttttttagatttcattttttttttgttgactcATCTTTAAAAGTGGATGGAAATGTCCACCATGTTTCTGATCTTATTTTGATGATTAGAACGGATAATCTCTtgaaatattatattttaacTTCACATGCggaaatcagctcaatccgatatcaatAAGTGTTTGATAAAATCACCCAATTTTTAATTTAGAAGTTTGACACAGATTTGAACTAAAATTGTACGATTTAAATTAGCGGTCACCGATATCTGATTGTGTTGATTTTTGCAGTATGAGTTAAAATGTCATGGTGTAAGAAATGAATTGTTTTGATCATCAAAATAGGACCGGGAATGTGATTGGTAGTGAAACTGAACTagtttatacatatatatcttCGAGCCAGTTTACACGAACTTCGACTAATTTTAAGGGATCAATTTCACCATCTACATACGGGGGTCTCAATTAAAACAGTCGGAGCTCTCTATGAACTCGCCCCTGAGAAATTAGTAGCACCTGATAACAGTTTCGGGAGTTAACTCCTAAATTCCATACAAGGAAACCTCAATATTTCTCCTCCTGGTAttattctctttccttttctcccTCCCATCTTTGTTTTTACGTCACACTTTTTCTATGTGCAACCACGTGACGTGATCTTTTACTGTTTTAAACTttagaccaaaatacccttgaTAATTTTAAAGATGTCACTGCATGTCGTGTATTTTTTTAAGCGAACTAAATCTAccatatatacagagagagagagagagagagagagagagagagagagagagagagaggaataccAATGAATGGTGACATTGTATTTCCCTTGGTTTTGAACATTAACAGCCAACCTATCACCCTTTCGGACATACAAAGTAGGCCCTGGAAACAATCCATTGACTGTCAAGATCTTCTTTGAGCTACATAGCCTTGTATATGTTGTTTCATTCAGCTGCACTCaccaaattaattaactaacgttaaataaataaaatctcatGCTCTATAACTGGAAATCAATAAAAATCTATTATTGTATTTCCGGAAAGATGGACTTTGCTTCTATGATCACCAATCAAAATTCACCACATCAAAGTATTTCCAGAAAGACTCTTCTGTTTGTCTCTCGTGCCATCTGTCTCTAAATATCTCTAGCTATCTCTATGTTTTGTAATGCATTTGCAGCATCACTATTAATTTTCTTAAATCTCCAAACAAAGTAAATCCCAAGACACGATCATACGTCTGTCAAAATATTTAAAACAGCAAGACAAATTCAACTAAGGACACGAGAGTATAATTCCCTATCGTCTCCTCAGAAGCGatagaagaagatgaggaaacTATCATGGAGTAGTAAGTTAGTACTCACAACCCAGTTGATGGGACGGACTGTCGTTTTAGCCATGGAAAGGACAAACacattcaaaaggaaaaaccCTAAGAGCTCCAACTTCAAACTTTTCGTCAACTCCATTTTTACCCCCTCGCTACTTCTAAAAACTGATAGCTTATACGGTGATCACAGCCATCCTCAGAAGGCCTTTATATAAGCCTTGATTTTGCCCACTGAACCACTACAGTCACTAGATTCTAACAGTATGTAGTTTCAAAGCCTTTATATGGTATCcatctttgaaaaatatttctgATGTAATGAATGGTAATAAGTTTAGAAAGATAGATAAATAAAGTTATTTCAGCATAGTTTTTACTTTTAACTGAGAGGTACGTATTATTTTTACGCCCATGCATTTTCCATAATGTTACATGTATGTTCTTTGGGAAGAGAAAAGTCTATATATGGTCCAACAAAAGTATTTCGGATTTAAAATGTGTATTTTGAATTCTTAGTTGTACCCAAATAAATATccatttttaagttaaaaaaaatgcaaaaagtgatattttttaacttaaaaatggatatttcttcaaaatatttgggtaaaagttaaaaaaaaaattgggttttccCATTTCTcccgtcgagacgaatcaataattcacaaaaaaattgacacaaaacttaaaaacacgaaaaaaaatttgaataagaacaaattTGCTTTGTCACTTTTTGCTTAGTGAAACTCTACTGAGAAAAGAACTACCGCACTACCTAAGAATCATTCATATCCAAAATCACAACCCATATTCATCTGCCTGtgatgaataaggacaaaatttgctttttgcactttttgctTAAGATTTTATGAAATACCAATTTCTGAAACCCTGGCATTTCAGCTTCCCGAAACTTGTTTTAGCCTTCCGGGGCAAAATTTCCAAACAAACttgtgcttaattttttttgctatggGGGTTAATTTAACCAAGCTGTTATTTTTATCTTGTTCGACGCTCGTTTTGAAATCATCATACGTAATGGAACAACCACGTAAAATCCTTAATTAGTAAGATTATCACTATGAGTATGTGACAAACTATAAATTGGGCTCTCGCAGTGcgtgcactctctctctctctctctctctctctaacctaATTAAAGAAGCCGCCGCCTCCTATCTTCTTCTTTGCCCTCCCCTAGGGTTCTACATCCCAATGGGTGATGAGAGGGGAAAGATTTCTTCACTTCgtccggttttttttttcaatctcctGATCCTAGATTTCagaggttttttcttcttcccccTTCACCCacatcctcctcctctccaaaCCACCGTCTACCACCCTCCTCTGCCTCTTCCGCCATATAGTCCAACGACTGTTGAATGTAGTGCTTTGCAAATCGTGATCGCTGGAGGCATTCttcactataaaaaaaaaaaaatttgagctaCAGTGACGAAAAAATTGTCACTGAGCTGTCACTAAAAATGTGTTGCTAAAAAATTTTAGTGACAACTGTTTTGTTAGTAtcgcttatttttttttgtagtacgCCAGAGTGGGAGATCTAGGTTGGCAGATGAAGTCTGCTCTAATACGGCGGACtttgtccattattttttttttttttggttcttttctttggtgTCTCATGTGTGAAACTTTTCCCCGTTCGTGGGGCTTCTTCACCCTTGTGTGGGTATTTTTGGTTGTTTCAGCAATGCTTCATTTGTTTGGAGCAGGGGTTTAGTTGAAGTTGGGTGTAGTCTTTGTACTAAGTCCCctattgtttgatttttttttatcgctTGTTTAAGGATGAAGTTTCCTCTTAATGTATTATTTCTTAGATCTATAATATCACCTATTTATCATTTTGGCCAAAAACAATTATAAATTGGAGGGAAATGGCTTGTCTACAATCCAGGTTTGCAGCCTAAGTGATCGCAACCGTCAGGTAACGTTTTTAATTGTCCAGATTTGTTTTAATATTTTCACTGATAAGAATATACTTTTCTCAGTAAGAGTATTCAACAGATCTGAACAAATATTAATTgtcaatatgaacggttcagaatAGATTGTACACGTTTCTCTGCCGTCAAAACAAGATTTCAGAAACCTCCTTATCTCTATGGGAATAGCATTCCCAAGGGCTCTATTTGAGATATTCCATTGGCTGCAGAGCCTTTGATTCTCAAATGAGTTTAGCTGTTTAGGAAGTGCTCTATCTATCTGGAGCCTACTCAGAATCACCTCCCAAACAGTGCTAGTTAGAGAAAACAcactcaaaagaaaaatgtTGCAATGACTCATCACATGCACTGGGAACACAAAACGCAGGCTGCAGGCTCAATCTCCATGCCCCATCTGAGAAGCCTTTCTTTAGTTGCCAGCCTTTTCATGCATGGCATGCTAACCATAAAATAAAGGACCACTTGGATACGTACGTTGTAGTTGTATATATAGAATTCGGAATATATGCCTGAATGATATGTGGGTAGTAGATTAATTGATTTTAGACGAGATTTTGTGTGGGGAAGTATAATCAGAATCTAAATGCTCTCATTCGACCGCGATTTCGGATTCTACGTAATCTAGCTAACTCATCGATTCCTGATTGTGTGTGTTGGCAGAATGAGttccaaaatataaaaaaaaaaatgcacaatcTAGAACACAATATTAATTCAATGATTCCTGTATATATACAAGTATTAATTTTATCCCTATTGTACATCTTTAGGAACCTTGCTTGCTTTCTAATTAATGCATGAAGAATTGAATGTTTGTTTCTTTTACTACTCAGCGTTTTATGTACGTGGAGCTGTAACTTTAGCGCTGTAATAACATTAAGATTCGAACTTCTAACTTTCTAGTGGATTATAGAAGCCGTAGCTACTAAGCATTTTTTGGGTGGAGCTGTAATTTCAGTGATTAATACAACGAGAAGATAAACTAGCGGGCGGCAAATTCAATTTATCCTAGAGTTTGTGGTTTCACATTTGTAGCAGGTGGAAGTTGTCATAGAATATATTTGGCGAAGAGTTGATCGTTTAGgatttgtaattttatttttattagtaGATCAGTGAATGTTGTTGCTTACTCTTTGACAACTTTGTGTTT
This region includes:
- the LOC131306572 gene encoding laccase-14-like, which gives rise to MELTKSLKLELLGFFLLNVFVLSMAKTTVRPINWVLNETTYTRLCSSKKILTVNGLFPGPTLYVRKGDRLAVNVQNQGKYNVTIHWHGVKQPGNPWSDGPEYITQCPIKPGANFTYEILFSTEEGTLWWHAHSDWSRATVHGPIVVYPEIGTSYPFPKPDAEFSIVLASWFKGDVMQIIESALIGGGETNKSDALTINGQPGDLYNCSKSGTFQILVNYGKSYLLRVINSIMNEEVFFSVAQHNFTVVGMDGAYIKPIGTNYIFITPGQTMDILMTANKSPSYYYMAARAYVAVVYDNTTTTAIVKYIGNYTPPSTPAFPSNLPNYTDINAVTNFTKLIKALANGDYPINVPQKVDTQLFITISVGSIPCPNDSCDGPNGSRLAASLNNVSFQTPAVDLLQAYYRQIGGIYTTDFPSVPPYFFNFTADEMPDNVLIPSTGTKVKVLEFNSNVEIVFQGTNVLSAAENHPMHLHGFSFYHVGSGFGNFDNNTDPKGYNLKDPPEINTVGVPKNGWAAVRFKADNPGVWFMHCHLERHSSWGMDMAFIVKNGTTRKTSIRRPPRYLNPC